Below is a genomic region from Astatotilapia calliptera chromosome 2, fAstCal1.2, whole genome shotgun sequence.
TAGTATGGTGATCTCAGGGATACAGCTCTGGGTGTGAGCACAGGAGGTCTGCCCACCTTCTGtgtgtgaggggcagccaatcagagaataGGCAGCATAAAAAAAGAGGGGTGGGGGGACTTCAGAGTTTCTGCACAAGGTACACAAGAGATTAGTTTGAACTTTGACTCATGAAAAGCTACTTTAGTAATCTCTAAGAACAACCACGTCCACTTTTAAAAGGTCAGAGGAGCTTCAGCCTTTCAATCTGGACTCAGATCTGATTGTGGAAACTGTACCTCAAGCTGCTCAGTCTGTGGTGTCACTTCacactccctccctcctctgtgGTGGGGCGGCTCCAGAGGAGTGGGGTGATGTGTAACCGAATACTGGCTGTGTTTCACCGAAGACTGAAAAGAGAAGAGGTCTGTGGATGGGTTTAGGTAAAGGGTTGCACTGCGAGTGCTAGATGTTTCCACTAACTGGACCTGAACTGTACTTCTGCACACTGATATACATGAGTGTACTGCAATTTCAGCTGGTTTAAGGCCactggtgagaaaagaaaatgagaatgaTGCACGTTTATGTTAAGATTTACCCTTCTATTGAAAACCCAAATATGAAGCTCGGGCctctccatcttcttccacaGTTAGTGGCATCCATTGTCTTCATCAGCTTTGGAGTGGTGGCTGCCTTCTGCTGTGCCATCGTCGATGGAGTATTTGCAGCGAGGCACATTGTAAGTATCACAAAAGCTTATTTAGCTTATCCTGTAAATTTAGATCATTCTAATTACACACTAATAACGGGCTTCTTATTGGGCGCCAGGCTACATTAGACGCATCCCCTCCTCGACGTCCTGCTCACATCTTTCAGGCTGGGGTAGCTGCCACACCCTTCTTGTGAGACAGAAGGGTGTCTCACAAGATGATTTATTTTGTGGTAGAAGACTGTTATTCTCCATGATGCAaagcacagaaaacaacaagTAACCACTAATGCATTCTTAAAACAATTATGCTGAAGTAAGTTAGGGCAGTGTGAAAAGGGAGATTCCCATTAGCAGGTTTTCGTTCGCCACTAATGGCGTCAGTGAAGTGGAACATTTTCCTTTCAAACAGCATTTGGTACACTAGACTCTGAAGAGGCGCACTGTTGAATCAAGTGAATTTAGGAGCATTAATTGAGGAGCATGGTCGTTAAACTTATCTATTTTTGCTATATTTGGTAGCAGTTTTAAACCACACGttcattttttgttctttgaggACACAGAAAGTAAAAGCACAGTCTTGATTTTTACAGCTGATTGAATGTCAGTGTTATTTGTGATATTAATGATTTTCATCtgaagtgcttgctcaaaaaGGCTCTTGTTTGCATCAGAGAACAGTGAGGTCagttttattcttattgatTTGGTAATACATAAAAGCTCCTTTTTATCGTAGCGTATACTGAACGATCCAGAGTATGCTACACAGTGTCATCAAGTGGCTGGTtggctgttttctgtatttgcaCGTGCAGTCACAACTTCAAACTTGGCCTGAGAGTTAACGTCGGCTGTCTGACCCGACATTCACTTGAAGGATCATCACTTGTGATTGATGAGAGCAGTCTTCAGTTCTCACCTTCTTGCaactttctcctgttttctaaaaagaaattcaaataaaCGCACCTGGATCAGAGTGCTAGTAGTGTTGCACTGGTCCCCAAGGAGACACCTCATATAAAATGTTTGctggtatgtgtgtttttattattaaactgtAATAATGAGTAGGGACATAGTTGTTAGTAATTTAATATAAAAGTAGTGAGGGTTTACAGATATAATCTCAGCATAATCTTAGTATATATTTAAGTATGCTGAGTGTTTCCTCTGAAACGTCTGTCATTCTTCcagggttgtttttgtttttttaaactttaaaataacttgaacaggggaaaaattatgtaaataaaCCATAAAACTCAATATGGCCTGATCACATTTTGCTGTCCTCGTCAAACTTTCAAAGTAGATTTATTTTTGACCCcagtattttttctttcccagtaaaaaacaaagtcagACCAAATATACGTTTCCCAGGGCCATAAAATAAACTGACCCAAGCAGTGTTACTTTTGGACGCCTGGTCATGTAGCGATAATTCACCCTGACGATTTTACCtttgtgcattttctgaagaaactgcagcgTGAACGCTTAAATCTGAATGTATgagctgaaatgaaataattgatgaattttaagttaaaaagtttgaaggagataaagaaaaaaaaatgaatttttaacctgaaaacaaaagtgctgaactgctaaaagctgacgttcacacagaagaagaatGTCCAAAAAAGGAGAAtttaacggtgtttgaatggtttttctaagttgaatgGTTTTGAAGGAGTTAGATGCCAAAAACGTAcggaaaagaaaataataaagaatagaagaacaatactgtgaatgcttttcaagcattcccACTAGAAATggtccacatgtttgatttagcAAAGATTTTAGACCAGATGTCCATCTTAATATAGCATTCCATGTGGGATGTAGGTAAGGAGGACATGCAAAGGGTTTGTGTTACAGAGGGGGATGCTAGAGATGAAGGCAAAATGATGCTGTCAGGCAGATTTGGGGTCACTatccagaaacaaaaaaaagacaaaacaaaggaaaaagtgcAAGCTTTGGTGACCAGAGAGGAAACATGGAACAAATGAAGAAGCAGCATGTAGTAGAATGTGAAAAAGAAgtgagaaaatgtgaaaaaatccaTATTTGAGTTTTTTAgggagaggggacacagagGGGGGAAAGGAACATAGAGCCCACGAGATGACTggcaaaataagacaggaagtaacaaaacatgacaacaccTATACTGAGAGAGACTTAACAGGACCCAGGAAACACAGGGCAGGCTCATAAAAGCtatgagacaaaaacaaaacacctaaaGCAAAATACTTATAGAAAATAGACATTAACTGAATCTCAAGGACTAAATTGTAACCAGTAACTTAAAACTCCACCTGAAGAAGAATAAACTCAAAGCTACTGTGGGGATCACTaaaggaagcagctgaaagaagacaaattttacaaaataaagctttaaaacaTGTAAGACAGAATTATGTAAAATCTCTCCTGTTAAAATGGTAGCTGGTTATATTAAACTGGCCCAAAGTTTTTTATAAAATGGTCTGTTTATGTGCATGTAATCCCTGTGAGCCTGAAGACGGCTGTAGAAGCtcagtttctgacagttttttcTACCCTTTGTTGCTGTATGATGTAAAAGAGATAGGATATCCTTAATCCCCGCCCAcctgctttttcaaatcttttgctTACAagaagcagccaatcagaacaaagtTGGTTTAAATGGATGGAAAAGTCTTGTTTCACAGAGTGTATGAATTGAGGCCCCTTAGataaattagcttttttttttgttttgttttttgcttttctttaactTCCCaacatggagctggaaatgtCCATAGCAGGTCTaatataaaactttattattaattttagttGGCAAACAAAATAAGACTATTCCAGCATTTTCATATTCATCAGTTCTTTCTTTTATGCCGTTTCTTCTGCAGGACCTCAGGCCTCTGTACGCGGGCCGCTGTGCTTATCACACCAGTGACACGGCGTCTGAGCATGATGTAAGAAAGACATTTAACTCATATTCAATGAGCCATTAAATGCTGTCTGTCAGTGTGATCATTATTTGTATAGGCTTGAATTGTTGGGGGGCTGAATAATCCATGCAGGCTCAACGAGAAGAGACATAAGCTAATTTTTGCACTTCAGGTGCCATGTCATACAGCAGGCATATCCTGTAACCTGCGAGTGAAGAGCAACACCTGCTACTGCTGCGACCTCTACAACTGCGGGAAGTGAGTATGCCGAGGGGGTCGAGCACCCTCAGAACCTGTGCCTACTCGCTATGCAGTGTTTATATTTTGATGTGCGCTCCTGTGTCATTTTAATTTGCACTGCAGCAGTGATTGTATCAGACCaggatgtttcttttcttttttaacctttgTTTCAGAGAACATCCTCTTATGGGACCTCAGAATAAAGATGTTTTGAAAAAGTTTAAGAAATCATCCATGATTTGGAAGTAGGTCCCTTTTTTCTAGGCTATTAATGCCCAGTATTGATCAACTCGGTCTTGTcttgtcttattttattttttaagaaaacatCATAGAAATGTGTTGTAGGTTGTCATTTcctctgcatgtttgtgtgtcaccaacCTCAGTCCGTGTCTCCTCCCAGCTTTCCAGCAGCAACCTCTGAATGTTTATAACCATAAATCAaccccagttttgtttttctgtgtcttgTTGATGTAGGTGCATCTTTAAAAACTACTAAACACTGTCAGTGATTTTTCTGGCTTGACTATAAGCtttcaccctctctgttttacCCCACTGGCCTAGCCGTGGTGAGTTAATGGGAGGCTACCATGAATATACAGATGTGAAAAGCTGCCAGGACGTCATACACCTCTACCACCTCTTGTGGTCGGCTACGATCCTCAACATCGTGGCCCTCTTCCTGGGCATCATTACTGCAGCAGTGCTGGGAGGCTTCAAAGACATGGTGCGTGCACTGAACGAGCATGTCAGATTTATCAGTAGCCGCTTCTCTGTAATCGCAGCTCTCTAACTGTTACATCAATGCACTCTGTTGCTTCATCAGACACCTGCTCCTGCCTCAGAGAGCACATCTGAACCAGAGGCCATCACAGCTCCAGTCCCTTCAGAGATTCCCCCGCCCGTCACGTCTCTCAACCCATATTACAACACCGCCCCCTGCCTGCCACCGTACTCGGCCTACGACCTGCAGGTATGCAGCTGCTTTAAAGGTGCAGTTGAGAAGTGTGTGCTTCTAATTATTTATGGACAACAGTCAAGCTCTTTATCAGGAAATTTGTGTTAGTAGGATCTAATGACGATTGTTTCTAGGGTTACCAATTGGATCCATATAAAGTATCTCATGGTCCTCACGCATTTGATGCCAGCATACAATAGCTCAAAgcatatatatattgtaataaatgttttcctttattCGCAGGGCTCCTATGTGTTCCCTGACTCTTCAGGCCTGTCAGACGATTCCCAGTCTGGAGCCAGCCACCTCTGGCCTACAATGATCCCTCCACGCTACTCCCCTCCTCACAACCTTCCAGATGAGAAGCCCCCACCATACAGCCCGTAAGACAGCTGCGAGAAAAGGAAACACCTGAAACATCATCGGGTGTTTGCACAGTTCCTCTGGACTTTTCTTCATAATCCTTCAGAAGAGTGTTGAAGAAAAAGAGGCGAGGAAGGGGAGGAGAGCCACAGAGCACACTAACTTTGACTTCAGCCCAAGGCGAGGGAGAAAGCATTCGTCTCCCCGGGCACCGCTCACACTCTTCTGGcctgcactgtgtgtgtttgtgcacatgcACATCGAGAGAGACAACCTGGTCAAAGCCAGGACTGTTTACACATCTATCTGCCTTATGCAACGTAAACAGACTTCCAGTGTTAGATGTATTCTGTAAAAGGACAAAACGACAGAGCTCATGCTTTACATTCACCTCTCTTTTGCAGAAACTGTAAATGCTTCCTCCATCAAGATGGAGATCCCGTCCTCACTGGGAGGATGAGTACAGCTACATGTGCAAGGTCGACGTTGAGCTAGGTGAAAGCTTTGGCATATTTCTTAAAATCTGAATCAGCTAGATAATTCCAAACTTAAAAATTGTAGGCCCGGGCGTTTGTTTCTGTAGCAGTCAATAGTGTCCCTGTGCATTATTACAGGCAGAGTTAGCAGAACTGGAGGTATTACATGCTCATAATGTATGTGCAGCAGTATAATATGCAGTTAGGCCTAGCATATACAAACAGACCAAGATTCCTATTTATCAAATCTTCACGTTATGTTTAAGAATATCCTGATCAGTGTGTGGCAAACTTTGCAGAGCAGCATTAATGAAGAAATAAGCTATTGTACCTACAGTAGTTGTTGAGGATAATCAGATACCAGTTACACTCCAAACCTCATTTACTGTGTTTCCACTAACAGCAGCAAAGCAGGTAAGCATCATATAtgtgtctctctctttgtcaAGTAGCAGTAGTAGCACGTTTGTGTCAGAAGGGTCATTCCATATAAAATCAGTCAAACCTGATCCACCGAATCCGCTGAGGGTTTGTTgtgcagacaaagaaaaataagtgaaaTCCATCTTCAAGAAGCAAAAAAGGTCCAGCGTGATCATTTCAGTAGATTAGACAGAATCTAAAATTATCAGACACCTACCAAAGGCTGCAACTTCACAGGTGTTATACAACACTAGATGTCAGTTTTCAAACATAAGGAATCACGGCTAGAGGCTGAGGCTGAGAACTAAATGGAGGGAAAAATGAAACGTTTCATAAGCTAttacctgtttgaaatcctacAAAGTGATATGACCATTTAAAAGTTACCCACAATGCATTTTTGAGGTTTTCTCCAACGAATTCTCAGAAAACATCCAGGATACCAACAACACTTGTTTCTGTTCCTCGCGTGCAATTTGGACTGGAGCTATCACATGATACTGATTAGGTATATTGATTATAAAGAAATAGATCAGaccaaaaatgtaaatttagcTTTGGATCCTGTACTGAAATTTCACCTGGTTAGCTCCAGTACTTAAGAAGTGAAATAATAAGCCCATCTAAGAATACAAATGTGAGTGTGGCCATCATTAAAGCCTGTGGTCGATAGCAATCAGTTTGCAAGTTTAAGTCTACTTGAATTCATTTACACAAAACCAAACACTCAGCAGTTAATGGTTATAGATAGAAACGTGTGGCATACAGTAACCAATTAATatacacattaaaatgtttatagATTATTGTAATATGCACAACTAAAATAATTGAATTGGCAGATTCATAAAATCTAATTTAATCTTCTAGGACAGACTGCTTGCAGATACAATGACCAATAAGCCTCCATGCCTGTACGCCATTTTCAGTCTCTATTAGCCTTCCCACATAACAAAATCCCCAGCACATGACACATATGCTGACattcatgtatatatatattttttgttgttgagtttTTAGTGGCTCAGCACCCGTTAATCCGATTTTTCGTTCACTTAAAAAGCGCCAGTTTTTCGACCTGCCCTCATGTACGTTAATCTGAACATTTTATAGTACAAAGGAAACATTTCCCCTGAAGTTATTGTGCACATTAAACTATCCTCTTCTTAAGGGGTTCAGGTTGGAGCCTCactctggtttttctttttctatggAATGACCCAGGAGTTTGTGAGGCTCAGTGTGAACAGTCAGTGCTGGATTCGCTGATATGAAACCTCGTCAATGTCCAAGAAAGCAGTCACTGTCAGCTTTGATCACGGCTTTTCCAAATTTAAACTGCACATTCTTCTTCATCGCGtcattaaaacttgttttatgtAACTCACATAGTgccgtttctttttttatctacTCGGTGTTGGTTACCTCTCCAGTAGGTCACAGGAGCAAAGGAGGAACTTCTGCCACAGCTTCACCTATTTTGAGGTGCATGGAGTAAGATGTAAAATTTTCAAGAGGTCAAACAACACCGGTAGCACCTCTACTACATATGAGGcagattatattttttttctgcttcatacTTCTGTAATTGTATATTTTCTGACGTGATAAAGGAAACCAGCAGTTGTTTTACACACTAATGCTGGAGGTTTGACATCTTTTGCACTATGGTGCTATGTATTCGTGGTTTGCAGGGGATAAAATTACCCcctgtaatttttcatttttaggtCACTGTGAGTTTAGGTCATTGTGAACAACTGCTGAGTGGCTTGCTATTAATTTGGTACACACGTCCCCCATACTGATCAATTGTATTCAGTGCTCTGAACTTAACTTCCTAAAGCGGACGTTACGCTCGGTTCCACCTTTATAGTTGTTAGACGCAACTAGAGCAGCTGTACATGGTTAACACTTCAAAAGATTTGTCTTACAATGTGTGTGACAAACTGAAAAACTGAGCTCACTCTTAATGCTTCCATCaaaattaagagggtaagtagtaAATAATCAGCAAGTCTGGTGAGGTTTTGGCACCTTgcaggtctggagcattcagatgAGTGTTACCATAACGCCACAATCTCCCCAGgagtggacatcccagcaaattTACCCCAAGGTCAGAGCATGCAATGTTCAGAGAAAGTGCAAAAACCCcggagctacatctcagacagGCCTCATTTagcatgctaaatgttaaaagtCCAGGACAGTGCAAGGACCTTATAACAGCTGTCAAGCCCGATGGTGGAGTGATGACTTGAGCTCATCttacagccacaggacctgggcaccttgcagtcattgaatCAACCATGAATTTCTCTGTACAGCGTGGTATTCTAATgtaaggccatctgtctgacagctagaGCTTAGCCCAAATTGGGGAATGCAGctggacaatgatcccaagcacagcagcaaatttgAATggcaatggcccagtcaaagtccagacctcaatgCTGTCGTGGAACCTTAAGAGAGTCGTGAATGTGTGCAAACCTCCATGAAGTGAAGAAacaataaagaagaaaagggtAAAATTCCTCcacgatgtgagagactgataaagtcatacagaaagcGAAAACAAGTTATTGCTGTTAGAGATGGTTCTACGGGCTAATGAAACATGGGGTTTACTTTCTCAAGCAAAACCttcatggtttaaaaaaaaaaaaagactgtggtAAATTTAAATGTTCCCCACTGGTTTTGTTGGAATAAAAATGCTAAATCACACcccagaaaacatttttacaggtgaaccaaaagaaaataaacctttATAACAAGATTTAAAGCCAAAGTCCTCACACAGCTGAGCTGCTAACCTTtcagtacaaaaacaacaagtaaATACACTCCCTTTTGAGCAAAACTACAGGATTTATCCATAAAACACTGTAGAATACATGCTACAAACTAGAAATGTGCAGTAGCACAAACAAGAAATAAACAGGCGCTGTTCTGTTTCTATACTGGCAGTGTGACCAATTTAAACTATGAGAAATGTTAACCTGCTGTCAAGAGCCCAAACTGGAGTGTAgcaagcacaaaaacacaccacaCATCACATACTGATGTTAAtctgtttattaaaaagaaacccTGCACGATGACATGACAAAGTACAGTTTCCCCTGTTAGTACTACTTGTACTAACCAATCACTACCCTCTGgcacagtgaaaaacagagcGGAAAAGTTATAACAAAGAGTTTTCTGCCTGAATGCTAAGTGCTACAGCTATTGACTGTAATAAAGCTCAGTTTATTTCCATCCTATCGTCACACGTGTAGGAGAAATCTCCAGCCTTCTATATGTAGCTGGGCAGATTTTGCAATTTTAAATAAAGGGAAGTGACAaagtaacagaaataaaaataaacataaacaatgtATTTAAAGGGGAACTATtaagctcatttccagctccatgcTACAGTGGCTTTGCATGACTCGCGAtacaaaataatccttatttatatactcacatatcttaTACTGGGCCTTagtctgaaacaagctgattAAGCTCCTCCTATATTAAGATTGGGGAGAGCCCCACTGGTGAGACACAGACCCACTGGACTGTGAACGATGAATGAATGAGATCCTTAGATTACATACCGACCCTGTTTAATACGAGCATCCCCTGCTGTAACCGTATATTTTCAAAAATCTTAACAGGTCCCCTTTAACAGACAGAAAGTTTCTTTTCCAGGCTGCtacaaaaattaaataactgcATACCCAGgatgacaaaatacaaatataatgaAATTCATAATCAACATTCTCTCGCACagaatgagatttaaaaaagaaacggGAATGATCGGTCCTGAAAATTCATCATTTCATGTGTAATGTAACCAAAACTGgctgcacatacacacaataaGGCTTCATACATCACTTTAAATAGGTAACCCCATTTCCATTTCATTAAACAGGCCTCCGTTTAATGTCATTTCACGATTAAGGGAATGTAGCctgttgaaaaaataaaactgaaaaacaaaacagccgtTTCATTTGTGCTTCAGCTCATTTAGCTGAAATATTCTGGGCAATAAAGATACAGAGCACAGGTTTGAGCCAAGAAgagcaatttctttttttttttttttgccttttcattCATAAAAACTCTTCATTTCTATCATGTTTGAACCGCGTCCATTTCTGTGCTCACCTAATGTAAAAGATCATGgccattttaaaaaagcagaggAACATGAGAGGTACGGTCCCATTACATCGTTCACCATATAACTGAGCGCCACCAGCAAACTAGTACCTGTGTTATCACTACAGTATTAGTCCACTCATTTCAACTGACAGACTAATGAGACCGCACTGTACAGCTGAAACTATTGAGAATTGCGCAAAAATATTGTTGATGTAGAACCGAGGAGAAAGAGGGGCACCTAAAAGGCACATATAATAAAAGGAGTGGTGTCAGCTGTGCTTAGTAGTACTCTGCTGGACCCTGTGGAGGCGTGTTCATAGCTGTCTCCGGTTGTGCACGGCTGTTAGGCGCCATGTGAGCGTCGGGCTCAACGAAAATGTCGTCCCAGTTCAACATCCTGCTTTGGGTGGACGAGTGCATTG
It encodes:
- the tmem255a gene encoding transmembrane protein 255A isoform X2; protein product: MPPPQSLQSSGLTLSETSIGSFKRRKRKSIIVTVMLLIVSVLILIFGLAATTRTQNITVGGYYSGVILGFGSFLGIIGAHLIENKRQMLVASIVFISFGVVAAFCCAIVDGVFAARHIDLRPLYAGRCAYHTSDTASEHDVPCHTAGISCNLRVKSNTCYCCDLYNCGKEHPLMGPQNKDVLKKFKKSSMIWNRGELMGGYHEYTDVKSCQDVIHLYHLLWSATILNIVALFLGIITAAVLGGFKDMTPAPASESTSEPEAITAPVPSEIPPPVTSLNPYYNTAPCLPPYSAYDLQGSYVFPDSSGLSDDSQSGASHLWPTMIPPRYSPPHNLPDEKPPPYSP
- the tmem255a gene encoding transmembrane protein 255A isoform X3 — translated: MPPPQSLQSSGLTLSETSIGSFKRRKRKSIIVTVMLLIVSVLILIFGLAATTRTQNITVGGYYSGVILGFGSFLGIIGAHLIENKRQMLVASIVFISFGVVAAFCCAIVDGVFAARHIDLRPLYAGRCAYHTSDTASEHDVPCHTAGISCNLRVKSNTCYCCDLYNCGKPSRGELMGGYHEYTDVKSCQDVIHLYHLLWSATILNIVALFLGIITAAVLGGFKDMTPAPASESTSEPEAITAPVPSEIPPPVTSLNPYYNTAPCLPPYSAYDLQGSYVFPDSSGLSDDSQSGASHLWPTMIPPRYSPPHNLPDEKPPPYSP
- the tmem255a gene encoding transmembrane protein 255A isoform X1, producing MPPPQSLQSSGLTLSETSIGSFKRRKRKSIIVTVMLLIVSVLILIFGLAATTRTQNITVGGYYSGVILGFGSFLGIIGAHLIENKRQMLVASIVFISFGVVAAFCCAIVDGVFAARHIDLRPLYAGRCAYHTSDTASEHDVPCHTAGISCNLRVKSNTCYCCDLYNCGKEHPLMGPQNKDVLKKFKKSSMIWKPSRGELMGGYHEYTDVKSCQDVIHLYHLLWSATILNIVALFLGIITAAVLGGFKDMTPAPASESTSEPEAITAPVPSEIPPPVTSLNPYYNTAPCLPPYSAYDLQGSYVFPDSSGLSDDSQSGASHLWPTMIPPRYSPPHNLPDEKPPPYSP